The proteins below come from a single Limnobaculum xujianqingii genomic window:
- the glnG gene encoding nitrogen regulation protein NR(I): protein MSQATAWIVDDDSAIRWVLERALTGANMQCTSFDSADEVLIALEKSSPDVLISDIRMPGIDGLALLQTIKQKHPLLPVIIMTAHSDLDAAVSAYQFGAFDYLPKPFDIDEAVALTERAISHYRETRQPEKETQNSRPTTDIIGEAPAMQDVYRIIGRLSLSSISVLINGESGTGKELVAHALHRHSPRANGKFIALNMAAIPKDLIESELFGHEKGAFTGAGQVRQGRFEQADGGTLFLDEIGDMPLEVQTRLLRVLADGQFYRVGGYEPIKVDVRIIAATHQNLELLVKEHNFREDLFHRLNVIRIHLPPLRERREDIPRLARHFLLITAQELGVEAKILHPDTELALSQMTWSGNVRQLENTCRWLTVMAAGKEVLPQDLPEELFVYDDQAPESHSSAATFDGHWTILLEKWAEQALSSGKEDLLSEALPDMERVLLSVALRHTHGHKQEAAQLLGWGRNTLTRKLKELDIE from the coding sequence ATGAGTCAAGCTACAGCCTGGATTGTTGATGATGACAGCGCTATTCGCTGGGTATTGGAGCGAGCACTGACTGGCGCCAACATGCAGTGCACCAGCTTTGATTCTGCTGACGAGGTTTTAATCGCGCTGGAGAAGAGCTCTCCAGACGTATTAATATCCGATATTCGTATGCCAGGTATTGATGGGCTGGCGCTGCTGCAAACTATCAAGCAGAAGCACCCTTTACTGCCGGTTATCATTATGACGGCTCATTCTGATCTAGATGCGGCTGTCAGCGCCTATCAGTTTGGTGCCTTCGACTATTTACCTAAGCCTTTTGATATTGATGAAGCCGTTGCATTAACCGAACGAGCAATCAGTCACTATCGGGAGACTCGCCAGCCGGAAAAAGAAACTCAAAATAGCCGACCAACTACCGATATTATTGGCGAAGCCCCTGCCATGCAGGATGTATATCGTATTATTGGTCGCCTTTCTTTGTCATCTATTAGTGTATTAATCAACGGTGAATCCGGTACCGGTAAAGAGTTGGTAGCCCATGCATTGCACCGCCACAGCCCTCGCGCCAACGGCAAATTTATTGCTCTGAATATGGCTGCAATTCCCAAGGATCTGATTGAATCAGAGCTGTTCGGCCATGAGAAAGGGGCATTTACCGGTGCGGGTCAGGTACGTCAGGGGCGCTTTGAGCAAGCCGATGGCGGTACGCTGTTTTTAGATGAAATTGGTGATATGCCGCTGGAAGTTCAGACTCGTCTGTTGCGGGTTTTGGCTGACGGACAGTTTTATCGCGTTGGTGGCTATGAGCCCATCAAAGTTGATGTGCGCATTATTGCCGCCACCCACCAAAATCTGGAACTGTTGGTAAAAGAACACAATTTCCGTGAAGACTTGTTTCACCGTCTTAATGTTATTCGTATTCATTTACCTCCGCTGCGTGAGCGCAGAGAAGACATTCCCCGTCTGGCACGCCATTTCCTGTTGATTACCGCACAGGAACTGGGGGTTGAAGCTAAGATTCTACATCCGGATACTGAACTGGCGCTAAGCCAGATGACCTGGTCGGGTAACGTTCGTCAGCTGGAAAATACCTGCCGCTGGTTAACGGTAATGGCCGCTGGCAAAGAAGTATTGCCCCAGGACTTGCCGGAAGAGTTGTTTGTTTATGACGATCAAGCCCCGGAATCCCACTCCTCTGCCGCCACATTTGATGGTCACTGGACAATATTACTGGAGAAATGGGCGGAACAGGCGCTGTCTTCCGGCAAAGAAGATTTATTGTCTGAAGCCTTGCCGGATATGGAGCGTGTGCTGTTATCCGTTGCTTTACGTCATACTCACGGTCACAAACAAGAAGCCGCTCAGTTACTTGGCTGGGGCAGGAATACCCTGACTCGAAAATTGAAAGAGCTGGATATTGAATAA
- the dtd gene encoding D-aminoacyl-tRNA deacylase codes for MIALIQRVSRADVVVAGEMVGAIDKGLLILLGVEKDDTNEKAERLCERVLGYRIFSDDQGKMNLNVQQAGGSVLVVSQFTLVADTQKGMRPSFSRGATPQDAERLYDYFSDCCRRIITTETGIFAADMQVSLVNDGPVTFSLQV; via the coding sequence ATGATTGCATTAATTCAACGGGTAAGTCGTGCTGATGTAGTGGTCGCTGGCGAGATGGTTGGCGCAATAGATAAAGGGTTACTGATATTACTGGGCGTAGAAAAAGACGATACCAATGAAAAAGCGGAGCGCTTGTGCGAACGTGTATTGGGCTATCGTATTTTCAGTGACGACCAAGGCAAAATGAATCTTAATGTACAACAGGCTGGTGGTAGCGTACTGGTGGTTTCTCAGTTTACGCTGGTGGCCGATACCCAGAAAGGCATGCGCCCCAGTTTCTCTCGCGGAGCGACTCCGCAGGATGCTGAACGACTATATGATTACTTCTCAGACTGCTGTCGTCGAATTATCACTACCGAAACCGGTATTTTCGCCGCAGATATGCAGGTATCGTTAGTCAATGATGGACCGGTCACCTTCAGCCTGCAGGTTTAG
- the glnA gene encoding glutamate--ammonia ligase: MSTEHVLTMLNEHEVKFVDLRFTDTKGKEQHITIPAHQVDADFFEDGKMFDGSSIGGWKGINESDMVLMPDPSTALIDPFFDDTTLIIRCDVLEPGTMQGYERDPRSISKRAEDFLRSSGIADTVLFGPEPEFFLFDDIRFGNSIAGAYYHIDDIEAAWNTGTKYEGGNKGHRPMVKGGYFPVPPVDSSQDLRSAMCLTMEEMGLVVEAHHHEVATAGQNEVATRFNTMTKKADETQIYKYVVHNVAHAFGKTATFMPKPLVGDNGSGMHCHMSLAKNGTNLFAGDKYGGLSEMALYYIGGVIKHAKAINALANPTTNSYKRLVPGFEAPVMLAYSARNRSASIRIPVVASPKARRIEVRFPDPAANPYLAFAALLMAGLDGIINKIHPGEAMDKNLYDLPAEEAKNIPTVAGSLEEALNALDADREFLTRGGVFTNDAIDAYIELKQEEMNRVRMAPHPLEFELYYSV, encoded by the coding sequence ATGTCCACAGAACATGTTTTGACGATGCTTAATGAGCACGAAGTGAAGTTTGTCGATTTGCGTTTTACCGATACTAAAGGTAAAGAGCAACATATTACTATCCCTGCTCATCAGGTTGATGCAGACTTTTTCGAAGACGGAAAAATGTTCGATGGTTCATCCATTGGCGGCTGGAAAGGTATCAACGAATCTGACATGGTGTTAATGCCAGATCCAAGCACTGCGCTTATCGACCCATTCTTTGACGATACCACTCTTATTATTCGCTGTGACGTGCTTGAGCCAGGCACCATGCAAGGCTACGAGCGTGACCCGCGTTCTATCTCTAAACGTGCTGAAGATTTCCTGCGTTCTTCTGGTATTGCCGACACCGTACTGTTCGGGCCAGAGCCAGAGTTCTTCCTGTTTGACGACATTCGTTTCGGCAACTCTATCGCAGGTGCTTATTACCATATCGATGATATCGAAGCGGCATGGAACACCGGCACCAAATACGAAGGTGGCAACAAAGGCCATCGTCCTATGGTTAAAGGCGGTTACTTTCCGGTTCCACCGGTTGATTCATCACAAGATCTGCGTTCTGCCATGTGTCTGACCATGGAAGAGATGGGTCTGGTTGTTGAAGCTCACCACCACGAAGTGGCTACCGCAGGTCAGAACGAAGTGGCTACCCGCTTCAATACTATGACTAAAAAAGCTGACGAAACCCAAATCTACAAATATGTGGTGCACAACGTTGCTCACGCGTTTGGTAAAACAGCCACCTTTATGCCTAAGCCATTAGTGGGCGATAATGGTTCTGGTATGCACTGCCATATGTCACTGGCTAAAAACGGTACTAACCTGTTTGCTGGCGACAAGTACGGCGGCCTGTCTGAAATGGCTCTGTATTATATCGGTGGTGTTATCAAACATGCTAAAGCGATTAACGCACTGGCGAACCCAACTACCAACTCTTATAAGCGTCTGGTTCCAGGGTTCGAAGCGCCAGTTATGCTGGCTTACTCAGCGCGTAACCGCTCTGCATCAATCCGTATCCCGGTAGTTGCCAGCCCGAAAGCACGCCGTATTGAAGTACGTTTCCCGGACCCTGCTGCTAACCCATATCTGGCGTTTGCTGCACTGCTGATGGCCGGTCTTGACGGTATCATCAATAAAATCCATCCGGGCGAAGCAATGGATAAGAACCTGTATGACTTACCGGCAGAAGAAGCGAAAAACATCCCTACTGTTGCAGGCTCTCTGGAAGAAGCCCTGAACGCGCTGGATGCTGACCGTGAATTCTTAACCCGTGGTGGCGTGTTCACTAATGATGCTATCGATGCTTATATCGAACTGAAGCAAGAAGAGATGAACCGCGTTCGTATGGCTCCACACCCACTGGAGTTCGAACTGTACTACAGTGTGTAA
- the fabY gene encoding fatty acid biosynthesis protein FabY, whose amino-acid sequence MYHLRVPLTEQELNDYYQFRWEMLRKPLNQPVGSEKDGYDMIAHHQMVVDTQGKVVAVGRLYINADNEGSIRFLAVAANVRGKGLGTLIAMTLESIARQEGVKRIICSAREETVTFFDKLGFTNQGEITTPQTTPVRHFLMRKPIATLDDILHRPDWCAQLQNAWYQNIPLSEKMGVRISQYTGQRFITTMPEGVNTNPHHTIFAGSQFSLATLTGWGLIWLLLQERQLGGSIVLVDAHIRYQKPVVGRPTAVASMDSMKGDLDRLARGRKARVQLEVTVSGEQDVGCVFEGTYMVLPEGHE is encoded by the coding sequence ATGTACCACCTGCGAGTACCGCTAACGGAACAGGAATTAAATGACTACTATCAGTTTCGCTGGGAGATGCTGCGTAAGCCGCTGAATCAACCAGTCGGCTCTGAAAAAGATGGCTACGATATGATAGCTCACCATCAAATGGTGGTGGATACTCAGGGCAAAGTGGTGGCCGTTGGTCGTTTATACATTAATGCCGATAATGAAGGCTCTATTCGCTTTCTGGCCGTGGCGGCCAATGTGCGGGGTAAAGGGCTGGGTACTCTGATTGCCATGACCCTGGAGTCTATTGCGCGTCAGGAAGGGGTAAAACGGATCATTTGTAGCGCCCGGGAAGAGACGGTGACCTTTTTTGATAAGCTGGGATTTACCAATCAGGGTGAGATCACCACACCTCAGACCACTCCCGTACGCCATTTTCTGATGAGAAAACCGATAGCAACGCTGGATGATATTCTCCATCGCCCTGACTGGTGTGCCCAACTGCAAAATGCCTGGTATCAAAACATTCCCCTGAGCGAAAAGATGGGGGTACGTATCAGCCAGTACACCGGCCAGCGCTTTATTACCACTATGCCGGAAGGGGTGAACACCAATCCTCACCATACTATTTTTGCCGGTAGTCAGTTCTCCTTAGCTACATTAACCGGCTGGGGGCTAATTTGGTTGCTGTTGCAGGAGCGTCAGTTAGGCGGTTCTATCGTGCTGGTAGATGCTCATATTCGCTATCAGAAACCGGTAGTTGGCCGACCAACGGCAGTAGCCAGTATGGACTCAATGAAAGGCGATTTGGATCGCCTTGCCCGTGGTCGTAAAGCTCGGGTTCAGTTAGAGGTGACCGTCTCTGGTGAGCAAGATGTAGGCTGTGTGTTTGAAGGAACCTATATGGTTCTGCCTGAGGGGCATGAGTAA
- the yihX gene encoding glucose-1-phosphatase has translation MLYIFDLGNVIVDIDFKRVLGVWSNLSGVPLATLSERFTMGKPFELHERGEISDEEFASQLCEEMGLTLSFEQFEAGWQAIFIGQRDEVLEIMRRLRKEGNRVVVLSNTNALHCRYWPQQYPKVSESADRVYLSQELGMRKPEVDIYRHVLQQEGVDPQHAIFFDDNYDNIIAAEALGINAVHVVDKTVIPDYFGAN, from the coding sequence ATGTTGTATATCTTTGATTTAGGGAATGTGATTGTCGATATAGATTTTAAACGCGTACTGGGAGTCTGGAGTAACTTAAGCGGTGTGCCTTTAGCCACATTGAGCGAGCGTTTTACCATGGGTAAACCGTTTGAGTTGCACGAACGTGGTGAAATCAGCGATGAAGAGTTTGCATCACAACTGTGCGAAGAGATGGGGCTAACGTTGAGCTTCGAACAGTTTGAAGCGGGTTGGCAAGCTATCTTTATTGGTCAGCGTGATGAAGTGCTGGAAATTATGCGTCGCTTGCGTAAAGAGGGGAATCGGGTCGTCGTCTTGTCTAACACCAATGCGTTGCATTGCCGTTATTGGCCACAACAGTATCCAAAAGTGAGTGAATCTGCCGATCGCGTCTATTTATCTCAGGAATTAGGCATGCGTAAACCTGAGGTTGATATTTATCGCCATGTTTTACAGCAGGAAGGCGTTGATCCTCAACATGCTATTTTCTTTGATGATAATTACGACAATATTATAGCTGCCGAAGCGCTGGGAATTAATGCTGTGCATGTGGTTGATAAGACAGTTATCCCGGATTATTTTGGTGCAAATTAA
- the glnL gene encoding nitrogen regulation protein NR(II), with translation MENPALPDTEQILNSQITCVLILDFSLAIQYANPAAQQLLVQSSRKLFGTPLPNLVDYLSLDVDLMWSSLREGQGFTDNEVTMVVDSHLHVLTLSAQLLADEHILMELSALDNHRRLSQEQLQHSQQIAARELVRGLAHEIKNPLGGLRGAAQLLAKALPDPGLVEYTKVIIEQADRLRNLVDRLLGPQHPGQRVVQNIHQVSERVYQLLVLEKPDNVTIVRDYDPSMPELIHDPEQVEQVLLNIARNAMQALGQSGGSIILRTRTASQMTLHGIRYRLCARIDIEDNGPGIPPQLQDTIFYPMVSGREGGTGLGLSIARSLIDQHRGRIEFNSWPGHTEFSVFLPIRQ, from the coding sequence ATGGAAAACCCAGCGCTGCCGGATACCGAGCAAATTCTTAACTCACAGATTACCTGTGTGTTAATTCTGGATTTTTCATTAGCCATTCAATACGCCAACCCTGCTGCTCAGCAGTTACTGGTGCAAAGTTCTCGTAAGCTGTTTGGTACTCCACTGCCTAATCTGGTTGATTATCTGTCGTTAGATGTTGATCTGATGTGGTCAAGCCTGCGCGAAGGCCAGGGATTTACTGATAACGAAGTCACTATGGTGGTGGATAGCCATCTCCATGTGCTGACCCTCAGCGCTCAACTGCTGGCGGATGAGCATATTCTGATGGAGCTGTCGGCGCTGGATAATCATCGACGTTTGAGTCAGGAGCAGTTACAGCATTCACAACAGATCGCAGCAAGAGAACTGGTACGTGGATTGGCTCATGAGATTAAAAACCCGCTAGGCGGGCTACGTGGAGCCGCGCAACTGCTGGCTAAAGCGTTACCCGATCCCGGGCTGGTTGAATATACCAAAGTGATTATTGAACAAGCTGATCGGCTACGTAATCTGGTGGACCGATTACTCGGGCCTCAGCATCCGGGCCAGCGGGTGGTACAAAATATTCATCAGGTCTCCGAGCGGGTCTATCAGTTGCTGGTGCTGGAAAAGCCGGATAATGTCACTATTGTTCGCGATTATGACCCGAGTATGCCGGAATTAATCCACGATCCGGAACAGGTTGAACAGGTGCTGTTAAATATCGCCAGAAACGCCATGCAGGCGCTGGGACAATCGGGTGGTTCTATTATTTTAAGAACCCGCACTGCCTCACAAATGACACTGCATGGGATTCGCTATCGCTTATGTGCCCGAATTGATATTGAAGATAACGGCCCCGGAATTCCCCCACAGCTACAGGACACCATCTTCTATCCAATGGTTAGCGGACGCGAAGGCGGTACCGGCCTTGGCTTATCCATTGCCCGTAGTCTGATTGACCAGCATCGGGGAAGAATTGAATTTAACAGTTGGCCAGGCCACACCGAATTTTCGGTATTCCTGCCTATTCGTCAGTGA
- a CDS encoding virulence factor BrkB family protein produces MSHLSHVRGPKRIKPIVAYAQLLWARANEDRLQMMAGNLAYVSLLSLVPLITVVFSLFALFPMFAEVSIQLKAFVFNNFVPAASETIQAYLEQFVANSNKMTAIGICGLIVTSLLLIGSVDTALNAIWHSERQRPMVYSFAVYWMVLTLGPLMAGASMAISSYFLSLSWFHDGDMGSIVDRILRIFPLILSFVSFWILYCIVPTERVPGRDAAIGALVAALLFELGKKGFGMYVTMFPAYQLIYGVLAVIPILFVWVYLSWCIVLFGAEVTVTLGVYRKLREEYEANNNADNDSGTTEQ; encoded by the coding sequence ATGTCACATCTATCCCATGTCCGGGGACCAAAGAGAATTAAACCGATAGTTGCTTATGCACAACTGCTTTGGGCCAGGGCCAATGAAGATCGCCTGCAAATGATGGCGGGTAATTTAGCATATGTCTCCCTGCTGTCGCTGGTGCCGCTGATTACCGTGGTGTTTTCTCTGTTTGCTTTATTTCCGATGTTTGCTGAAGTGAGCATTCAACTTAAAGCCTTTGTGTTTAATAACTTTGTTCCAGCCGCCAGCGAGACAATCCAGGCCTATCTGGAGCAGTTTGTGGCTAACTCCAATAAAATGACGGCAATTGGTATTTGTGGGTTGATTGTCACCTCGCTGCTATTGATTGGCTCGGTGGATACGGCACTCAATGCGATTTGGCACAGTGAACGCCAACGACCGATGGTCTATTCTTTCGCCGTGTACTGGATGGTGCTTACCCTCGGGCCTTTAATGGCGGGGGCCAGCATGGCTATCAGCTCTTACTTCCTTTCTCTGAGCTGGTTTCACGACGGTGATATGGGCAGTATCGTCGATCGGATATTGCGCATTTTTCCGCTGATTCTCTCTTTTGTTTCATTCTGGATACTGTACTGCATTGTGCCAACGGAGCGGGTTCCTGGCAGAGATGCCGCTATTGGCGCCCTGGTAGCCGCACTACTGTTTGAACTGGGGAAGAAAGGGTTTGGTATGTATGTCACCATGTTCCCGGCTTACCAGTTGATCTATGGTGTGCTGGCAGTGATTCCGATTTTATTTGTCTGGGTATATCTTAGTTGGTGTATTGTACTTTTTGGCGCAGAAGTGACAGTTACGCTCGGGGTGTACCGCAAACTGCGTGAAGAATATGAAGCCAATAACAATGCGGATAATGATTCAGGAACAACAGAGCAATGA
- the typA gene encoding ribosome-dependent GTPase TypA, whose product MIENLRNIAIIAHVDHGKTTLVDKLLQMSGTLGEQRNEATERVMDSGDLEKERGITILAKNTAITWNGYRINIVDTPGHADFGGEVERVMSMVDSVLLVVDAMDGPMPQTRFVTKKAFANGLKPIVVINKVDRPGARPDWVVDQVFDLFVNLDAIDEQLDFPIIYASALMGIAGNDHNEMTDNMDPLFEAIVKHVAPPDVDSDGSFQMQISQLDYNNYVGVIGIGRIKRGKVKPNQQVTVIDSEGKTRNGKIGKVLGHMGLERIESQVAEAGDIIAITGLGELNISDTVCDVQSVEALPALSVDEPTVTMYFCVNTSPFCGKEGKYVTSRQILDRLNKELVHNVALRVEETEDADAFRVSGRGELHLSVLIENMRREGFEIAVSRPKVINKVIDGRKQEPFENVTLDIEEQHQGSVMQAMGERKGDVKNMVPDGKGRIRLDYMIPARGLIGFRTEFMTMTSGTGLLYSTFSHYDDVRPGEIGQRQNGVLISNGQGKAVAFALFSLQDRGKLFLGHGAEVYEGQIIGIHSRSNDLTVNCLTGKKLTNMRASGTDEATILVPPVKMSLEQALEFIDDDELVEVTPTSIRIRKRHLTENDRKRANRGPKED is encoded by the coding sequence GTGATTGAGAATCTACGTAACATCGCTATTATCGCGCATGTAGACCACGGTAAAACGACCCTGGTTGATAAGCTACTACAAATGTCAGGAACTTTAGGGGAACAACGTAACGAAGCTACTGAGCGCGTTATGGACTCCGGTGACCTCGAAAAAGAACGTGGGATCACCATTCTGGCTAAAAACACCGCCATTACCTGGAACGGTTATCGCATCAATATCGTTGATACTCCGGGACACGCCGACTTCGGTGGCGAAGTAGAGCGCGTAATGTCAATGGTTGACTCGGTGTTGCTGGTTGTCGATGCAATGGACGGCCCAATGCCGCAAACTCGTTTCGTGACCAAAAAAGCGTTTGCTAACGGTCTGAAACCTATCGTGGTAATTAACAAAGTTGACCGTCCTGGCGCGCGTCCTGACTGGGTTGTTGATCAGGTATTTGACCTGTTCGTTAACCTGGATGCCATCGACGAGCAACTCGATTTCCCAATTATTTATGCTTCTGCATTAATGGGAATCGCAGGTAACGACCATAACGAAATGACTGATAACATGGATCCCCTGTTTGAAGCCATCGTTAAGCACGTTGCTCCACCAGACGTCGATAGTGACGGTTCGTTCCAGATGCAAATCTCCCAATTAGACTACAACAACTACGTTGGCGTTATTGGCATCGGTCGTATCAAGCGCGGTAAGGTTAAACCTAACCAGCAGGTCACTGTTATCGACAGTGAAGGTAAAACTCGTAACGGTAAAATCGGTAAAGTATTGGGCCATATGGGCCTGGAGCGTATCGAATCACAAGTTGCTGAAGCGGGCGATATTATTGCTATTACCGGTCTGGGTGAACTGAATATTTCTGACACCGTTTGTGATGTACAAAGCGTTGAAGCTTTGCCAGCACTGTCTGTTGATGAACCAACCGTAACCATGTACTTCTGTGTAAACACCTCTCCGTTCTGTGGTAAAGAAGGTAAATACGTGACTTCACGTCAAATCCTCGACCGCTTAAACAAAGAGTTGGTACACAACGTAGCGCTGCGCGTTGAAGAAACTGAAGATGCCGATGCATTCCGTGTATCTGGCCGTGGTGAACTTCACCTGTCAGTTCTGATCGAAAATATGCGTCGTGAAGGTTTCGAAATTGCCGTTTCTCGTCCTAAAGTTATCAACAAGGTAATTGATGGCCGTAAACAAGAGCCGTTCGAAAACGTTACGCTGGATATTGAAGAACAGCATCAGGGTTCAGTCATGCAAGCCATGGGTGAGCGTAAGGGCGATGTGAAGAACATGGTCCCGGATGGCAAAGGCCGTATTCGTCTGGATTACATGATCCCGGCTCGTGGTCTGATTGGCTTCCGTACTGAATTCATGACTATGACTTCAGGTACTGGCTTACTGTACTCAACTTTCAGTCATTATGATGATGTGCGTCCGGGTGAAATCGGTCAGCGCCAGAATGGCGTACTGATCTCTAACGGTCAGGGTAAAGCCGTTGCGTTCGCACTGTTCAGCTTACAAGATCGCGGTAAGTTATTCCTGGGCCATGGCGCAGAAGTGTATGAAGGCCAAATCATCGGTATTCACTCACGTTCTAACGACCTGACAGTGAACTGCTTAACCGGTAAAAAACTGACCAACATGCGTGCGTCAGGTACTGATGAAGCAACCATTTTAGTTCCTCCAGTTAAGATGTCTCTGGAGCAAGCTCTGGAATTCATCGATGATGATGAACTGGTTGAAGTAACGCCAACTTCTATACGTATTCGTAAACGTCATCTGACGGAAAACGACCGTAAACGTGCTAACCGTGGCCCGAAAGAAGACTAA
- a CDS encoding YidB family protein, translating to MGLLDQLGGMLGGNSNNNSGSVDYMAILQWVEQQGGISGLLDKFRQGGLTEIVQSWIGTGANLPISGQQVQDIISKVALQQLSSKLGMGSQETSGLIAQFLPDIVDKLSPKGEEPVNPDLMSLGMSLLKGKLFG from the coding sequence ATGGGTTTGTTAGATCAATTAGGCGGTATGCTGGGCGGTAACAGCAACAACAATAGCGGTTCCGTTGATTACATGGCAATTCTTCAGTGGGTTGAACAGCAAGGCGGCATTTCCGGCCTGTTAGACAAATTCCGTCAGGGTGGTCTGACTGAAATCGTTCAGTCATGGATCGGCACTGGCGCTAACCTGCCTATCTCTGGACAACAAGTTCAGGATATTATCAGCAAAGTCGCTTTACAGCAGTTATCCTCTAAATTAGGTATGGGCAGCCAGGAAACTTCCGGCCTTATTGCTCAATTCTTACCTGATATCGTTGATAAGCTGTCTCCAAAAGGCGAAGAGCCGGTTAACCCGGACTTAATGTCTCTGGGAATGAGTCTGCTGAAAGGTAAACTATTCGGTTAA
- a CDS encoding AAA family ATPase yields MLNFHKRIVITGGPGSGKSTLIDALTQRGYLCSVEAGRSIIQDQISIGGNALPWGDRIAFSELMLSWEIHSWHAANGCHELCFFDRGIPDVAGYLSLCGFPVPAHVEKAINNFRYAGTVFIAPPWKEIYVQDSERKQSIEEAEQTYWTLSKTYQAYGYQLIEIPRIPADERADFIISQVSQKDFQ; encoded by the coding sequence ATGCTTAACTTTCATAAACGTATTGTAATTACAGGTGGCCCTGGCTCAGGAAAGAGTACTCTGATTGATGCACTGACCCAAAGAGGCTATTTATGTTCAGTCGAAGCAGGAAGGTCCATTATTCAGGATCAGATAAGTATTGGCGGAAACGCGCTACCTTGGGGTGATCGTATTGCATTTTCCGAGCTTATGTTAAGTTGGGAAATTCACTCATGGCACGCGGCAAATGGATGCCATGAGCTATGTTTTTTTGATCGTGGTATTCCTGACGTGGCCGGATATTTGAGTCTCTGCGGATTCCCTGTTCCGGCACATGTTGAAAAAGCTATCAATAATTTCAGATATGCTGGCACAGTGTTTATTGCACCACCATGGAAAGAAATTTATGTACAGGACTCTGAACGTAAACAGTCAATTGAGGAAGCAGAACAGACGTATTGGACTCTGAGCAAGACGTATCAGGCATATGGATATCAACTAATTGAAATTCCGCGTATTCCTGCCGATGAACGGGCCGACTTCATCATTTCGCAAGTAAGCCAGAAAGATTTTCAGTGA